The Duganella sp. BuS-21 sequence TGGTGCTGACCGCCGATCACGGCTTCGCCAACACGCCGGAGTTCGCGCAAACGCAGCACTTCGATGCACAGCGCCTGGACGGCGCCAAGCTGATCGATGCGCTGGATGCGCATCTGGCGGAAAAATTTGGGGTGGCCAAGCTGGTGCAGGCGGCGTCGCTGCCGAACATCCATCTGGACTACGCGCTGGCGGCGCAGCAGAAGATCAGCCGCGAGACGCTGGAAAACACCGCCGCGCGATTCCTGCTGGCGCAGAACGGCATCGCCGACACCTTTACGCGCACCCAGTTCGAAAGCGGCGCGGTGCAAGGCACGCGCATCAACACGCTGATGCGCCGCGCCTGGAATCGCCAGTCGTCGGGCGACCTGATGGTGATCACCAAGCCGTACTGGTATTTCGCCAGCAGCAGCACCAACAGCGGCACCTCGCATGGCTCACCGTATGCCTACGACACCAACGTACCGCTGATGATCATGGGGAAGCGCTGGATCAAGCCGGGCGCCTACGGCCAGTATGCCGAAGTGGTCGACATCGCGCCGACCTTGGCCAAGCTGCTGCAACTACGTCCGCCAGCAGGCGCGGAAGGCCGCGTGCTGGTCGAGACGCTGCGCTGATTCAGCTCAGGTTATTCAAGTACTGATTCAGGTGCTCGAAGTTGAGCGGCTTGGAAAAGTGCTGGGTGAAACCGGCCGCGACGGCCTTCTTCACGGAATCCTGGTCGGCCGAGCCGCTCAGCGCAATAATCGGCACGCTCTGCGCGCCGGGCATGCGACGGATGGCGCGCACGGCGCCGAAGCCGTCCATCCACGGCATGCCGAGGTCCATGATGATCGCGCGCGGCATGCCGTCGCGCACCCAGTCGCAGGCTTCATAACCGTTGTGGGCCGAGGCGGTTTCGTAGCCTTGGCACTGCAGCAGCGCCGACAGCGATTCCACCATCTCGAAGTTATCGTCCACCACCAGTACCTGTTTTGCGCTTGCCATGATATACCTCACGTTGTTGGGATTTGTAAGGCCATCGTAGCAACGGCCGAGCTAGCCGTATGTTCGACAGCGCACCTTAACCCTCAGCGCGCACGGCGGCTTCGATTTTCGCCACGTCGATCTTGCCCATCTCCATCATGGCCTTGAAGGCGCGTTCGGCCACTGCGCCGCCCTGGGCCATGGCCTCGGTCAGCACGCGCGGGGTGATTTGCCACGACAGGCCCCATTTGTCCTTGCACCAGCCGCAGGCGCTGGGGGTGCCGTCGTTGCCGATGATGGCGTTCCAATAGCGGTCGGTCTCGGCCTGGTCGTCGGTGGCGATCTGGAATGAAAACGCTTCGCTTTGCTTGAAGGCGCTGCCGCCGTTCAGGCCCAGGCAAGGGATGCCGAGCACGGTGAATTCGACGGTCAGGACCTGGTCCTTTTTCCCGCCGGGGAAATTGGCGGGCGCGCGGTGGACGGCGGTCACGGCGCTGTCCGGGAACACACCGGCATAGAAGTTCGCGGCTGCTTCCGCGTCGTGGTCGTACCACAGGCAGATGGTATTTTTATTCATTAGTGCCTCCATATTGTCGCCAAATAGAAATCAAAACACTAAGATTACAGTATTAGCCATGGAAAGAAATCAGGGCGCACAATGCGCCCTTGGTCGTCGAAGCGATGGCCACGTCAATGACTACGAGCAAGCCTTGCCGTGGTCTGCGCGGAAGCCCTTGGCTAGCGCATCCGCCTCGCTCATGTACTCGCCGCTCTTGGTCTTAC is a genomic window containing:
- a CDS encoding response regulator is translated as MASAKQVLVVDDNFEMVESLSALLQCQGYETASAHNGYEACDWVRDGMPRAIIMDLGMPWMDGFGAVRAIRRMPGAQSVPIIALSGSADQDSVKKAVAAGFTQHFSKPLNFEHLNQYLNNLS
- a CDS encoding VOC family protein produces the protein MNKNTICLWYDHDAEAAANFYAGVFPDSAVTAVHRAPANFPGGKKDQVLTVEFTVLGIPCLGLNGGSAFKQSEAFSFQIATDDQAETDRYWNAIIGNDGTPSACGWCKDKWGLSWQITPRVLTEAMAQGGAVAERAFKAMMEMGKIDVAKIEAAVRAEG